The following are encoded together in the Pygocentrus nattereri isolate fPygNat1 chromosome 3, fPygNat1.pri, whole genome shotgun sequence genome:
- the LOC108429199 gene encoding interleukin-21 receptor, translating to MRFVLLCLSFVRFSHLWGNPMSLEGNYSLECLNDYLFTITCVLNVSSNLLPHGATSWLEFNDYREPYQCVLKVQAHSWVCELDLTPLVEYTFTDTDFFQISLNSSYHGNSSSAVLEVLYRPVKHIRPVPPSNLSYLGKTDRVVFHWLSGYQENTSFVQNLQYELSIHGDGKVTDVHPVDTHVVVDMSIFVPHRSYMARVRSVPNQMHYRGVWSHWGPAVHWTTGANSKGETPGSSFSSIWFAVFCLLPVLFLLLSYIPYYRWKKQVLIPSPTPYIRDFKRCAVPLRIVGELLQGEESLKIDSMIEESDSTPSPNPVHYEKMRSVHDQSEQPFITSAAPFTSPSMIRSPAGAEISFSSWLEDCAATDTGSVTCSEDYCTLSHINTEQANK from the exons ATGAGATTTGTCCTCTTATGCCTCTCATTTGTCCGCTTTTCACACCTTTGGGGAAACCCAATGTCTCTGG aaGGTAACTACAGCCTGGAGTGTTTGAACGATTATCTCTTTACCATCACCTGTGTGCTAAATGTGTCCTCTAATCTGTTGCCCCACGGCGCCACCTCCTGGCTGGAGTTCAACGACTACAG GGAGCCCTATCAGTGTGTGTTAAAAGTGCAAGCACACTCGTGGGTGTGTGAGCTGGATTTGACTCCGCTGGTTGAGTACACGTTCACCGACACAGACTTCTTCCAGATTTCTCTGAACTCcagttaccatggcaacagcagctCGGCAGTACTGGAGGTGCTCTATAGACCAGTTAAACACA ttCGTCCCGTTCCTCCCTCAAATCTGTCATATCTAGGGAAGACTGATcgtgttgtttttcattggcTGAGTGGATACCAGGAAAACACATCGTTCGTACAAAACCTCCAGTATGAGCTCAGCATACATGGTGATGGCAAG GTCACTGATGTCCATCCAGTGGACACACACGTGGTTGTGGACATGTCTATTTTTGTGCCTCACAGAAGTTATATGGCCCGTGTGCGCTCAGTGCCCAACCAGATGCATTACAGAGGAGTTTGGAGTCATTGGGGGCCTGCTGTACACTGGACAACTGGGGCCAACTCCa aAGGAGAAACTCCAGGCTCGTCTTTCTCCAGCATTTGGTTCGCTGTGTTCTGTCTACTGCCAGTATTATTCCTACTGCTGTCCTACATCCCGTACTACAG ATGGAAGAAGCAAGTATTGATCCCAAGTCCCACTCCATATATCAGAGATTTCAAA AGATGTGCGGTGCCGTTGAGGATTGTGGGTGAGCTGCTGCAGGGGGAGGAGTCTCTAAAGATCGACAGCATGATTGAAGAATCAGACTCCACCCCTTCGCCCAACCCGGTCCACTATGAGAAGATGAGAAGTGTGCATGATCAATCTGAGCAACCCTTCATCACATCTGCAGCCCCGTTCACGTCTCCCAGCATGATCCGTTCACCTGCAGGGGCGGAGatcagcttcagcagctggctGGAggactgtgcagcaacagacaCGGGCAGTGTGACATGCAGTGAGGATTACTGCACACTCTCTCACATAAACACTGAACAGGCAAACAAGTAG